The genomic segment CCAAATAAATAAACAAGGAAAATTTATGAACACACATCAAAATTATCAGGATGCAAATGCGGCGGTGATCGACCGTTGGATTACTGAAGGCTGGGAATGGGGTAAGCCAGTTGATCACGAAACGTATATCAATGCACAAAACGGACAATGGTCTGTAGTATTGACGCCGACAAAAGCGGTACCGCATAAATGGTTCGGTGATTTAAAAGGGAAAAAGCTGTTAGGACTTGCGTCGGGAGGCGGTCAGCAAATGCCGATTTTTACCGCAGCCGGAGCGGAATGCACGGTGCTTGACTACTCTGAAAAACAGCTTGAATCTGAGCGAGTTGTTGCCGAACGAGAAGGTTATCGAATTAACATTATACGTGCAGATATGTCAAAACCGCTGCCCTTTGCCGATGCATCCTTCGATATTATTTTCCATCCGGTAAGCAACTGCTATATCGAAAAAGTTGAACCGGTGTTTTTGGAATGTTTTCGTATACTCAAAAAAGGCGGCGTGTTACTGTGCGGACTTGATACAGGGATCAATTATATTGTCGATCAAAAAGAAGAGAAAATTATCAACGCACTTCCGTTTAATCCGCTCGTTTACGAATCGCACCGCAAACAGCTTGAAGAAGCGGACAGCGGTTGGCAATTTTCTCATACAGTAAGCGAACAAATCGGCGGACAGCTACGCGCAGGTTTCACGCTCACCGATATATACGAAGACACGAACGGAGAAGGACGCTTGCACGAATTGCATATCCCGTCATTCATTGCAACGCGGACAGTGAAGTAATTTGTAATTAAATGAAAGGCTTTTGAAAAACTACTGAAAAAAAACAGTAATTTTTTTCGGCGTTAAGTTAATTGGAAACATTAGAGAAGAATCTTACGGCAAGTTGCTCGCCTTCGAAAACCTCGACGGGCATTGATTGGACTTTTTTGAAAATAAAAAGGCTTGAAATACGGAGCTGTTGAATCAAGGAGAATGGTATGTATACAAACGATGAAACATGGCAAAAACTTCAAATGTTTTTGCCTGAACGCAACAGGATAAGCATTTCATGCGCTCCTTCCGAAATGTTCAGCACATTCGACAGGACGAACATCCATCTCGACGTATACAACGAACATAGCAACAACGGTGTTACGCTCGTGCTGTTCCACGGTGTCGGCGGGAACGGCCGGCTCCTGTCGTTTATTGCAGCTCCTCTGGCAAAGCGCGGCTATAAGGTTGTCTGTCCGGATTTGCCGGGGTACGGCTATACCGAATACGAGGGCATACCGTCTTATAAAACATGGATCGATACCGGTGTGCACATTGTACGACAGGAATTGCTACACTCGAAAAAGCTTTTTGTGCTGGGGTTGAGTGCAGGCGGCATGCTCGCATACAACATCGCTTGCTTAGCTCATGGTGTTTCCGGCGTCATCGTTACCACCCTGTTAGATAATCGCTTAAAGCCGGTGCGTAACTATTCGGCAAAAAACAAATTGCAGGCGCGTATCGCTTTGCCGCTTTTACGTTTTATACCGAAGCAGATAAGGCACTTAAAAATTCCGGTAAAGGCGGTAACGAATATGAAAGCAATCGTCAACAACGACCGGGTACTTTCTTTGTTGCTGCATGATAAACGAGGCTCAGGATCTTCCGTGCATCTTGGTTTGTTATGTTCGATGATGGAAAGCATTCCTGCCGTAGAGCCTGAAGCATTTGAAATTCCGCTTTTGCTTTGTCATCCTGAAAAAGATCGCTGGACACCCGAATGGATAAGCCGCCTTTTTTTTGATCGCGTACGGAGTCCAAAAGAACTGTGCACACTTAAAAACGCGGGGCATTTTCCGATTGAACAGCCGGGTATTACACAGCTTGAAGAATCCGTTGTGTCGTTTATAAAAAAATATTATTGAGGTGATCATGGTATTAAGAAAATATGAAGCGCAAGATTCAAAAATCATTTGCAGCTGGATTAAAGATACAAAGCAGCTTTATCAATGGTCTGCCGACAGAATAGGGCGGTTTCCACTGAATGGCAATGAGTTAAATGAATACTATGGTTCGATGAACGGTACACAGCCTATCATTCCTCTTTGTGCCATTGACGGATGCAGCGTAATCGGTCATTTGTTTATCCGATACCCAAATAAAGACGATAAAACGCTCGTGCGATTCGGGTTTATTATACTTTCGCCTGAAAGCAGAGGAAAGGGAAACGGAAAGAAAATGGTAGAGCTTGCAATAGAATATGCAAAGACCGTTTTGTATGCTTCAAAAATAACATTGGCGGTGTTTACAAATAATGAGCGTGCACGGCATTGTTATGAAGCCACCGGTTTTCAACCAACAGAAAAAGTTATAACCTATATGATGCCGGATGGCGCATGGGAATGTATTGAAATGGAATTGAATATCTAACTTTGAGGTCGGTTATGAACATACAAGATTTTTTGAACGCAGTATTAAAACAGGATGCCGAGCGCTTACGCACTTACTTTTCCGATTCCGCATATATCAACTGGCATTGTACCAATGAGCATTTCACGGTTGAAGAATACATACAAGCAAATTGCGAGTATCCGGGAACATGGGACGGAACAATCGAAAGAATAGAACAAATCGGTAATCTAATCATCACCGCTGTCAACGTATACAGTGTCGATAGAACAAGTTCTTTTCACGTGGTATCATTTATAAAATTAAAAGACGATAAAATCATTGCGATGGATGAATATTGGGGCGATGATGGAACTCCACCTCTGTGGAGATTGGAGAAAGGGCTTGGGAGAAAAATACATATCTAATGGCTCATTCTTTGCAGCCCTCATTGAGTATCATCTCCCATAAAAAGTTCATTATTTTACGGTTAAGGAATCCCTTAAGCGGCTTTCTTTTCCATTTTTCTCATTACGTTACGCATTAAAAACAATCCGGCTATAATCATTGTAAAATCTACAATAGGTTCCGCCCACCAAACAGCTGCCGCTCCGAATAATTGCGGAAACAGAAGTATCGCCGGAACAAATAATACCAATTGTCGCAACAGTACAATGATCCCTGCTTTTTTACCATCTCCAATGGATTGGAAAAAGGTCAGTGTCATAATCATAATTCCATATAAAATAAATGTGGAATAAAACATCTTAAAGTTTTTAACACCGGCTTCAATAATCTCATGTCTTACACTGAATAACGACAGTAGTGTATCGGAACAAAACATTGACGGTATCCACGAAGCAGCCGCAAGAATAGTTGCTCCATACATAAAAATCTTCATCGTATCTTGTACTCGCCCGTATTGTTTTGCACCGAAATTTGCTCCTATAACAGGCTGCAATCCTTGACTCATTCCCCACAACGGAATAAATGAAAACATATATAATCTCATTGTTGCAGACATCAAAATTCCCCAGTTATCTCCGCCATATACAAAGGCTTGCTTAAATAAAAATGTTTGCTGCACCGCAAATAAAATTTGCATCATCATTGCCGAACTGCCGATACTAAACATTTCACGGTAAATTGCTTTGTACTTTTTGACTTTATGGATTTTCACAAATGAACTCTTCTTTGAAAAATAGTGAAATGTTAATAAAGCTTGTACGATCTGAGATAATACGGTTGCGATAGCAGCTCCTTCAATAGCATATTCTCCCATGAGCTTCATAAGAATAGGGTCTAAAATAATGTTGAGTATGGCTCCCGTTCCCATAATCATCATTGATTGTTTTAATGCTCCTTCGCCGCGCATTGTCATATTACCCGCTTGAGCGAAATTAACAAAGAGAGATCCAAAGAACACAACCCGCAAATATCTCACCCCCAGCTCTTTAATATTTCCTTTAGCGCCAACCATGTCTAAAAAATGAGGTGCGAATATCAAACCTGCTATTGTGATAATTGCAGAGAATAAAATAACCCAATAACAAAAATTGCCGAATATTTTATCTATTGTTTCTTTATCACCCTTACCGATAGCTCGTGATACTATCGATGCACTGCCTACGCCTATCAAAGCCGATATTCCGCCATTTATAATTGTCAAGGACATAGATACACTAATTGCTGACATCGCATAGTCCCCAATCAGCCGCCCTGCAAATATCCCATCCATAAACGGATACAGACCGATAACAACCATTCCAATAATTCCCGGAACGGCTAACTTAAACAGTAATTCTTTAGGACTTTTAGTTAATAGCTGTGTTTTCATATCTTGTTTCATTGCAATTTACCTCTTAAAATATTATTTTCAAATATCCCTATTGGTTTAGTTATTTTCTTCAAGATCAATAATGTATTGTATCATTGTTTCTTTTATATACTTCTTATGAGCGTCAAAAGAATTCCGTGCATTAAGCACTTCCGAACTCACTATTAAACTATTAATGTAATGAACTAAAAAGCCATCCTTAAAAATATGTGCCGTAATTCCCAGTTTCTTTGCAATGAGATCAAGTTCTTTAGTTGTATGCAATTTTAGTTCTTGATATAAATCTTCCAAATCCTGATTATAGTTTTTTGCTTGCAAAAGAAGTGCGTACAGTTTCATTAAATCGGTTTTCGCTAATGCCTTACTTGTTAAAATATCACCCATTTGCTGATATTTATCTTTGCTCCGATTATGCGCTAAATATTCAGTTATCAAGCTATTTCTGTATTCATTTCCATCAAGCATTAAGTCTTTCAGCATTTCAGTTGTACTTGCATAATGATGATACACGCCGCCTCTACTCATACCTATTTCCGTAATGATATCTTCCATTGTTGTATTCTGAAAACCTTTATCTAAAAAGCATCTTTTTGCGGCTTCCCGAATTTCTCTTTTTCTTATCTGTCCTACTTTTTGTTTTTCTTCTTTCAACAAAGTTTCCTCCCCATTTTTATATTAAGATAAAAACCGACAATAATGTCGGTTTTTAATATAGCGTTATTATTAAGTAATGTCAAGTAAAAAAACGTTTTTGCAAACAGCGCAAAATGAACAGTATAGACAAATAATGGTTAAAAACAGTAGACTGAGGAAATCAGCAATTTGAAATGTATGGAGTGAAAAATGAATAAAATAACATGTATTTGTTTAGGCGTGCGAAATATGGAAAAAGCATTAAAATTTTACAGAGACGGGTTGGGATATAAGACAGACTGTAAAGAAGATAATCCATCGGTATGCTTTTTTAATACACCGGGAACAAAATTTGAACTTTTCCCTTTGGATTCATTGGCAAAAGATATTAATGAAAATAATCCGCCGACAGGAACCGGCTTTTCAGGAATTACATTGACATACAATGTGAAAAACAAAGAAGATGTAGATAGCGTTATTGAGTTGGTAAGAAAAGCCGGAGGAACTATT from the Treponema medium genome contains:
- a CDS encoding TetR/AcrR family transcriptional regulator; this encodes MKEEKQKVGQIRKREIREAAKRCFLDKGFQNTTMEDIITEIGMSRGGVYHHYASTTEMLKDLMLDGNEYRNSLITEYLAHNRSKDKYQQMGDILTSKALAKTDLMKLYALLLQAKNYNQDLEDLYQELKLHTTKELDLIAKKLGITAHIFKDGFLVHYINSLIVSSEVLNARNSFDAHKKYIKETMIQYIIDLEENN
- a CDS encoding GNAT family N-acetyltransferase; translation: MVLRKYEAQDSKIICSWIKDTKQLYQWSADRIGRFPLNGNELNEYYGSMNGTQPIIPLCAIDGCSVIGHLFIRYPNKDDKTLVRFGFIILSPESRGKGNGKKMVELAIEYAKTVLYASKITLAVFTNNERARHCYEATGFQPTEKVITYMMPDGAWECIEMELNI
- a CDS encoding MATE family efflux transporter, producing the protein MKQDMKTQLLTKSPKELLFKLAVPGIIGMVVIGLYPFMDGIFAGRLIGDYAMSAISVSMSLTIINGGISALIGVGSASIVSRAIGKGDKETIDKIFGNFCYWVILFSAIITIAGLIFAPHFLDMVGAKGNIKELGVRYLRVVFFGSLFVNFAQAGNMTMRGEGALKQSMMIMGTGAILNIILDPILMKLMGEYAIEGAAIATVLSQIVQALLTFHYFSKKSSFVKIHKVKKYKAIYREMFSIGSSAMMMQILFAVQQTFLFKQAFVYGGDNWGILMSATMRLYMFSFIPLWGMSQGLQPVIGANFGAKQYGRVQDTMKIFMYGATILAAASWIPSMFCSDTLLSLFSVRHEIIEAGVKNFKMFYSTFILYGIMIMTLTFFQSIGDGKKAGIIVLLRQLVLFVPAILLFPQLFGAAAVWWAEPIVDFTMIIAGLFLMRNVMRKMEKKAA
- a CDS encoding class I SAM-dependent methyltransferase, whose amino-acid sequence is MNTHQNYQDANAAVIDRWITEGWEWGKPVDHETYINAQNGQWSVVLTPTKAVPHKWFGDLKGKKLLGLASGGGQQMPIFTAAGAECTVLDYSEKQLESERVVAEREGYRINIIRADMSKPLPFADASFDIIFHPVSNCYIEKVEPVFLECFRILKKGGVLLCGLDTGINYIVDQKEEKIINALPFNPLVYESHRKQLEEADSGWQFSHTVSEQIGGQLRAGFTLTDIYEDTNGEGRLHELHIPSFIATRTVK
- a CDS encoding alpha/beta hydrolase; its protein translation is MYTNDETWQKLQMFLPERNRISISCAPSEMFSTFDRTNIHLDVYNEHSNNGVTLVLFHGVGGNGRLLSFIAAPLAKRGYKVVCPDLPGYGYTEYEGIPSYKTWIDTGVHIVRQELLHSKKLFVLGLSAGGMLAYNIACLAHGVSGVIVTTLLDNRLKPVRNYSAKNKLQARIALPLLRFIPKQIRHLKIPVKAVTNMKAIVNNDRVLSLLLHDKRGSGSSVHLGLLCSMMESIPAVEPEAFEIPLLLCHPEKDRWTPEWISRLFFDRVRSPKELCTLKNAGHFPIEQPGITQLEESVVSFIKKYY
- a CDS encoding VOC family protein, whose protein sequence is MNKITCICLGVRNMEKALKFYRDGLGYKTDCKEDNPSVCFFNTPGTKFELFPLDSLAKDINENNPPTGTGFSGITLTYNVKNKEDVDSVIELVRKAGGTIVKEPQKVFWGGYHAYFSDLDGYYWEVSWGPNFQFDEDGLLKF
- a CDS encoding nuclear transport factor 2 family protein, whose product is MNIQDFLNAVLKQDAERLRTYFSDSAYINWHCTNEHFTVEEYIQANCEYPGTWDGTIERIEQIGNLIITAVNVYSVDRTSSFHVVSFIKLKDDKIIAMDEYWGDDGTPPLWRLEKGLGRKIHI